In one Rugosibacter aromaticivorans genomic region, the following are encoded:
- a CDS encoding GtrA family protein translates to MKPTYFQLRRFLLSIGTYFGPELLARYVVVGIVNTAMGNFIFWIIWNLCGEKLGLFPSSVTSFFLSVLFSFFTQSHLVFQVIDNRLHRLGRFFFAQSFNLFLFLTSIFVLSDLYGWGPYASYFLGSVIVIAVGLVINGRWVFQRIEK, encoded by the coding sequence GTGAAACCTACATATTTTCAATTGCGTCGCTTCTTGTTGTCGATAGGGACATATTTCGGTCCTGAATTGCTTGCAAGATATGTTGTTGTCGGCATTGTAAACACGGCAATGGGCAACTTCATATTCTGGATTATATGGAATCTTTGCGGAGAAAAACTTGGTCTTTTCCCATCAAGTGTGACTAGTTTTTTTCTGTCGGTCCTCTTCAGTTTTTTTACGCAAAGCCATCTCGTTTTTCAGGTTATCGACAATCGATTGCACCGGCTTGGTCGTTTCTTTTTCGCTCAGAGTTTCAATCTTTTTTTATTTTTGACGAGTATTTTTGTGCTGAGTGATTTGTATGGATGGGGTCCTTATGCGAGCTATTTTCTGGGCAGTGTGATTGTGATTGCCGTTGGGCTAGTAATAAATGGAAGATGGGTCTTTCAAAGGATTGAGAAATGA
- a CDS encoding glycosyltransferase family 2 protein — protein sequence MKQHHTVIAIPYYNGSRFLRQAIASVVVNWREDMRLVVIDDASEDDPKEILEEFSQFGIDYFRNPERVGMIENHKRCLEFNTGKYFKILSQDDELLPGALDRQISLLDAHPELVFVSGSKQLIDSAGRVLLAINHGLNGRVNRQDVCRAIAIKGTNPVGEPALVLMRGSATRLVRGFPGGQPWLLDILMWLQLLELGPGMVKEEPVGRFRLSSQSYSAGMGLKQVEVFSTFLDDLRINGDIGLGLYCYAWLRCRLNALLRQIIYRWYDVGHGVFRLNFFRK from the coding sequence GTGAAACAACACCACACCGTGATTGCTATCCCTTATTACAACGGTTCTCGATTCCTTCGACAAGCAATTGCTTCGGTTGTGGTGAATTGGCGCGAGGATATGCGATTGGTCGTAATTGACGATGCATCGGAGGATGATCCAAAAGAAATTTTGGAGGAGTTCTCTCAGTTCGGGATTGATTATTTTCGTAATCCAGAACGTGTTGGAATGATCGAAAATCACAAGCGGTGTCTTGAATTTAACACTGGAAAGTATTTCAAGATACTTTCCCAGGACGACGAGCTGCTACCGGGTGCTCTTGATCGTCAGATATCACTGTTGGATGCTCATCCTGAATTGGTTTTTGTCTCTGGATCAAAACAGTTGATTGATTCTGCGGGCCGAGTATTGCTAGCGATAAACCATGGGCTGAACGGTAGAGTTAACCGTCAAGATGTATGTCGAGCAATCGCGATAAAAGGCACTAACCCGGTTGGGGAGCCGGCCCTTGTCCTTATGAGAGGTAGTGCGACCAGACTTGTTCGTGGTTTTCCAGGGGGTCAGCCTTGGCTGCTTGATATTCTGATGTGGCTTCAGCTACTGGAATTGGGGCCAGGGATGGTAAAAGAGGAACCAGTTGGACGATTTCGTCTATCGTCGCAGTCTTATAGCGCAGGCATGGGGTTGAAGCAGGTGGAGGTGTTTTCAACGTTTCTTGATGATTTGCGCATTAACGGCGATATCGGCTTAGGACTCTATTGTTATGCCTGGTTAAGGTGTCGACTCAATGCATTGTTGCGACAGATAATTTATCGTTGGTATGACGTCGGTCATGGGGTTTTTCGATTGAATTTTTTCCGGAAATAA
- a CDS encoding ABC transporter ATP-binding protein translates to MTAAIDIHDLRKTYPRRWASPPFEALKGVSLTVAEGETFGFIGPNGAGKSTLIKILTGVMRATAGTAQLFGVAVDNSAARTGLGYVPENPSLPDYLTPLEILGMGLALHKRQVTDKKAHCMHWLERFGLGDVANKTVRGFSKGMAQRTALAHALAVQPRLLILDEPLSGLDPIGRRDVVDILADYRKGGGTIFLTSHVLHDVERLADRFGLIHKGELRAVRSPAELAGEDDRVLVRSQGAAAVDGMQPEPGGRWVIEVPRTALWQTLRALEAAGHAVIEVKPTLSLETAFLHVVQGG, encoded by the coding sequence ATGACAGCTGCCATCGACATTCACGACTTGCGTAAAACCTACCCGCGCCGCTGGGCGTCGCCCCCGTTTGAGGCTTTGAAGGGCGTCTCGCTCACCGTGGCGGAGGGCGAGACGTTTGGCTTCATCGGCCCCAATGGCGCGGGCAAGAGCACCTTGATCAAGATTTTGACCGGCGTGATGCGCGCCACCGCCGGCACGGCGCAGTTGTTTGGCGTGGCGGTGGACAACAGCGCCGCGCGCACGGGGCTAGGCTATGTGCCGGAAAACCCCAGCCTGCCGGACTACCTGACGCCGCTGGAAATTCTCGGCATGGGGCTGGCGTTGCACAAGCGGCAGGTGACTGATAAAAAGGCGCACTGCATGCACTGGCTGGAGCGTTTTGGCCTGGGCGATGTGGCCAACAAAACCGTGCGCGGGTTTTCCAAAGGCATGGCGCAACGCACGGCGCTGGCGCATGCACTCGCTGTACAGCCGCGCTTGCTGATTCTCGATGAGCCGCTCTCGGGGCTGGACCCGATCGGCCGGCGTGATGTGGTCGATATTCTTGCGGACTACCGCAAGGGCGGCGGTACGATCTTTCTCACCTCCCATGTGCTGCATGATGTCGAGCGCCTGGCCGACCGCTTCGGCCTGATCCATAAAGGCGAGCTGCGCGCCGTGCGCTCACCCGCTGAGCTGGCGGGTGAGGATGATCGCGTGCTGGTACGCAGTCAGGGGGCGGCGGCGGTCGATGGCATGCAGCCCGAACCGGGCGGCCGCTGGGTGATCGAAGTGCCGCGTACCGCGTTGTGGCAAACCCTGCGCGCGCTGGAAGCTGCCGGGCATGCGGTGATCGAGGTCAAACCCACGCTATCGCTGGAGACTGCCTTTTTGCATGTCGTCCAGGGCGGTTGA